ATCGAAACAGACGGCAACGCCGTGCCGACGCGCGACCCGAACGGCGTGCCGCACCGTTTCGAGACAGGACTCGCTGAGCGCGGGCGTAATGCCGGTCACATGCAACACTTTGGCACCGGCGACGTACGCCTCGTCCACGTCGTCCGGCCGCATCCGGCTGGCGGCGGAAAATTTACGATAATAATAGACGGATAGCCTGCCGTAAACCGTTTCGCGCAACATCAGCCCCGTCGGCGCGTCGGGGTCGAGCTGGACGCGCGACACGTCCACGCCCTCGCCACGAATCCGCTTGAAAATCATGCGGCCGGGCGGATCGTCGCCGAGCCGTCCGAACCAGCCTGCGCGGACGTCAAGCCGTGCAAGCCCGATCGCGACGTTGCTCTCTGCGCCGCCGAACGAAAACGAAAACGCGCCCGCGTGTTCCAGCGTTTTTCCGTCGGCGGGACAAAAAAGCGCCATCGTTTCCCCGAACGTGACGACGTCCGGCGACGAGACGTTTTCCGGCTTTTCCGACGGTCGAAATTCCGGATTCATCCGTATCCATCGTCCTCCCCGCCCGCACACGATTCCCGCCTGCGCCGCTCATCGCGCCATCCAGCCGCCGTCGACGCACAGCACGTGCCCGTTCATGTAGTCGGACGCCGAAGAAGCAAGGAACACGACCGGACCGGCCAAATCTTCCGGCACGCCCCACCGCCCCTGCGGGATCCGGTCGAGAATCGCCTGGTATCGGACCGGGTCGTTGCGAAGCGGTTCGGTGTTGTCGGTGATCATGTAGCCCGGTGCGATCGCGTTGACGTTGATTCCCTTGGACGCCCATTCGTTGGCGAACGCCTTCGTCAGCCCCGCCACCGCGTGCTTGCTTGCGGTGTAGCCCGGCACGAGAATGCCGCCCTGAAAACTGAGCATCGACGCGATGTTGATGATTTTACCGGAGCCGCGCTCGATCATATGCCGGCCGACGAGCTGGCACAGGAAAAAGACGGCGTTCAGGTTGAGCGCGATGACGTCATGCCAGTCTTTGGCCGAATGCTCCGCCGCCGGCGCCCGACGGATGATGCCGGCGTTGTTGACGAGGATGTCGATTTTACCGGTTGCCGCCAGCGCCCGCTCCACGACGCCGGGCAGCTCTTCCTCGCGGGAAAGATCGGCCTGAATACCGTAAAACGTTCTTCCCGCCGCCTCGACGGCCCTGCGCGTCTCGTCGAACCGGCCGCTGCTGCCGACGCCGACGATATCGGCCCCCGCTTGCGCCAGGGCGACCGCCATCGCCCGGCCGAGACCGGTGCCGGCGCCGGTCACGAGCGCGGTTTTACCGGACAAGTCGAACCATTTCATGTCGTCGGGAACGCCCCCTCCCCGTTTTTTGCGTATCGTCTCGGAAAGCGACCAGCTCCATTATACCCGAGCCGGCGGACGGTTGACCAATGGACGCAGCCCGGTCGCGTGCGGTAAACTTGTGATGGGAGACAAAATTTTTAATTTATATAGTTTAAGGAGAAAAACGCGATGAATCGGTCACATGCGATCGCCCGTTGGGCGGGCGTATGGCTGGCGCTGGCGGCCGCGACGTGGATCGGCCTCTGCTCGGGGCTCGGCTGGAACGCGATCGGCTGGCGTACGGTCTGGGGCATGGCGTTTCTGGCCGTACTCGCGGCCGCGGCGGCCGTGCTGCCCGCCCTGTTCGGCGGCAAAGCGGCGTTTTTTATTTCGACGGCGGGACTTTTGGTCGGCGTGCTGTATCTCGCCTACCTCGTGCGCTCGGTGCCGGGCTGGGGCGACTTGGCCGGTGTATCCGGGTTTTTGTCGGTGTTCGGCATCGCATGGGTGGCGGGGCTCGTGCTACAGCTCGTGCTGTTTCTCGTCGGGAAAATACGCCGGACGCGGAGCAAGACCGGGCGAACATGAGTGAAAACGGGGATGGACGGACATGAGCGGAAGTTATGGGAAAACACGCTTTGCCGCGATTCTGTTCGACGCCTACGGCAAGCTGTACGACGTGCAATGCGCGATGCGTTTTTTCCAACGCCTGGAACGTCGCCGGAGTCAAACTGTTCGGATACCCCTCTTGCTGGGTAAAGCATTCGGACCAGCTGTTCGAAGAGCCCGGCGTCCGGACGGATTTCGTCCGCGGACGTTCTGGCCGCGCTCCCAGGTCTGGTCGCCGGAAACGGAGCGTGACGGAGTTTTCCGATCACCCCGTACTCACCCCTCATCCCCCCTGCGGACGCCGATGTAGTACACGTGATACGTCGCCGGAACCTCCGCCGCGCGCGCGCCTCCGGCGTCGCCGATGCCGAACCGCCGGACGTAATGCCGCTCCATGACGCGGAACAGCTCGCGGCCGGCGCCGCTTGCATCCCACCGCGCCGGCGAATAGGACGCCCCCATTCCGCGCACCTCCGCCAAAAAATCGCGCACGGACGCATACGTCAACACCCGTCGTTCCTCTTCCAGGAAAACGATCTCCGCCCCGCAGGACAGCGCACACGCCGCCCATTCGTCGCGATGCGGAAACGACGGCCCGCGGCGGCGCGGCGGCAAGCCGAGTTCGGTCTCCGCCAGTCGGAACGATTCGTGCAGCTCGCGAAACGTCTCCGGTCCGAACGTCGACAGCGCCAGAAGTCCGCCCGGCGCAAGTCTGCGCACATAGGCGACCAACGCGTCGAGCGACCGGTCGAACCATTGGAACGCTGCGTTCGAGACGATCAGATCGAACGATTCTCCCTCCCGCAGCACCGATTCCGGCTTTTCGGCGTCCCCCGCGCGGAAGTCGACGCGTTCCGAAGCCGCCTGAGCCGCGAGCCGCCGCCGCGCCTCTTCCAGCATCCGCTCGGCGATGTCGACGGCGACGATGCGCACGTCCACCGCCGCGTTCGTCGGCCGTTCCTCGGCCAACCGCGCCGTGACGTACCCCGTCCCGCACCCGATGTCGAGCGCCCAAGTTGTCCCCCGCACGGCGAACGGCGAATCCGCCCGTAACCGGGCATCGCGCACAAGCGCCAGCAGCCGGTCGGCCATCTGCCGCTGCAGCCCGGCGTGCCGGTCGTACTCCGCCGCGCGGCGGTTGAAATTGAGCCGCACGATCCGTTTGTCGATCCGATCGCCTTCCCGCTCGACGATTCCGTCGCTCATCCGATAAACTCCTTCAGCGCTTTGAAAAAAGCCGCCTCCGCCGTCGCAAACGGCGCGTGGCCGGCTCCGGGCAGCAGCACGCATTCCTCCGGCGACAGAAAAGCCAGACTTTCGACCGGCACGATCGGGTCGGCCTCGCCGTGCAACCAGAGTATCCGGGGAGACCGACTCGTCCGCCGGCGCCATTGTGCCCATCGCCCGCGCAGATCGGCTTCCAGCAAATACGTCAGGCCCGCCCGCAGCCCTTCCGGCGAAAAATCGGCCTTCGCGCCGAGTAGCCGAGTCGCCGCCGGATCGCCGCGTTCCCCATCGGCCAGCATCGCCTGCCGGAACTCCGCAACGACCCGTTCCGGTTCGCGCCCGAGCCGCTCCATCATCCGCCGCAGTACCCGCTCCGGCCAGCCCGGCGCTTTCGGCCCGTCGCGGACGAAGCGAAGCGGCGCAGCGACGACGGCCAGCCGTTCCACGCGAACGATTTCCGCCCCGGCCGACCCACCGCCTACATCCATGCCGG
The sequence above is drawn from the Candidatus Reconcilbacillus cellulovorans genome and encodes:
- a CDS encoding 2-deoxy-D-gluconate 3-dehydrogenase; translated protein: MKWFDLSGKTALVTGAGTGLGRAMAVALAQAGADIVGVGSSGRFDETRRAVEAAGRTFYGIQADLSREEELPGVVERALAATGKIDILVNNAGIIRRAPAAEHSAKDWHDVIALNLNAVFFLCQLVGRHMIERGSGKIINIASMLSFQGGILVPGYTASKHAVAGLTKAFANEWASKGINVNAIAPGYMITDNTEPLRNDPVRYQAILDRIPQGRWGVPEDLAGPVVFLASSASDYMNGHVLCVDGGWMAR
- a CDS encoding 2-dehydro-3-deoxygluconokinase; the encoded protein is MNPEFRPSEKPENVSSPDVVTFGETMALFCPADGKTLEHAGAFSFSFGGAESNVAIGLARLDVRAGWFGRLGDDPPGRMIFKRIRGEGVDVSRVQLDPDAPTGLMLRETVYGRLSVYYYRKFSAASRMRPDDVDEAYVAGAKVLHVTGITPALSESCLETVRHAVRVARRHGVAVCFDPNLRLKLWPLERARPVLLELAEEADYFLPGWDELKLLYGIEKPDEAVAELRRLRAVSVVKSAGGKTLLVERERVTEVPFFPVERVVDPVGAGDAFCAGFLAGVVKGFSLEEAVRLGNLTGSLAVQAAGDWEGAPTWQDVQTRLGAVGHVER